The DNA region TAAGATTTTTACAAATATAGCTTCCTTTAAATATATTACCTATAGAGGTTTCTATAGGAGTTATTGTGAtttaccaccaccaccaccaccaatgttattactattattattagcgTTATGATGAGGAACTGTGCAAAGTATAAAGTAATTTGTCTATGAAGTAAAatcaatgattaagatcatgagtcagctgaagctagaccacgatggaaaacctaaaagcactggacggtcgtttcggcctattgtgggactcctcagcagtgcacatccacgacctcgccccctgcgagattcgaacccagaacctagtggcttcgcgcgtgagcacttaactactagaccactgagccggcatccaatggtgttaatgtctaacttcaactgatccacgaaattgagcgacacatccaccattgtatttagtgagttactatctcacaacagatctggttgtactccactggtcactacttctcactagaacgtCAGGATAAACCTCGtcaagccagtcactagtgagcatgttttgattaatatcagatgggttttgtgaatattatagtaatttcaatgattaagatcatgatccgtactgctgaggagtcccacaataggacgaaacggccgaccagtgcttccaggttttccatggtggtctagcttcaactgactcatgatctttttttctaaatttcgTTAGAACAATCAACTTCatcttcttattgttctatTGAGAAGATTAAAATTCAGTAAATATTCCACTTAAAACGTACttgatttatttgaatgatCTTGTTTCATTGATTGTCTTAATTTATCATCTATTGATGTAGATGAttcaattttcaatttattaataGGTGAATTTACTAAATTCATATTAGATTTACAATGTTTAAcattttttaattgatttaaattcGATTGTGGTAATGGACTACCAGAAAGATTGGCTAACCATTCAAGACTAGGTGAATgaataatagtattattattattatcattattattagaatattgacgaatttgttttaattgatttaatagtttattcatttcatcatGTTCATAATGTGACAGTTGATTTCTTTTAATTTGATTCGAATTTTTTAATGCTAATAAATGAAGTAATGGATTGTTAAGTGGattcatttgtttatcatttgaatattgTTGTTTAGTAGTTAATACATTTGGTAATTGTCCTGGACTAATTTCATCTTGTTTTAATTGTTTAGTATTATCGGATGAAGAACTGTTTGAAGAATTTGAAGTACTTTTAGATAAACTAAATGTTTGAGTTAAAGAATTCTgttgaaagtaaaataaaaaaaaagaaacaattgtaataagttttaatgaattattaagttattgttataatgatttatttctAATAGTACAAACATCTTGATACAAAGAGATTgtggaaaaataataataatgtgcagAAAAATGATCACGGAAAGGTTGTACAATCCATGAACACATCAGTATTAAGATAGTATTTGATGAAAGATATAGTTTagttaaaaaatgaatttagGAAAGATTTCTG from Schistosoma haematobium chromosome ZW, whole genome shotgun sequence includes:
- a CDS encoding hypothetical protein (EggNog:ENOG410IHNB~COG:O), with amino-acid sequence MISPFPSSPQKYPSEKNVSEKSAEFNSQSLNSNSTALIDTKSSSFTEQFSLTAPDTFSDGMWLLDRSEGEAPYPVPYNKLKLIMSNMEPIRSSTTRRNNSLTQTFSLSKSTSNSSNSSSSDNTKQLKQDEISPGQLPNVLTTKQQYSNDKQMNPLNNPLLHLLALKNSNQIKRNQLSHYEHDEMNKLLNQLKQIRQYSNNNDNNNNTIIHSPSLEWLANLSGSPLPQSNLNQLKNVKHCKSNMNLVNSPINKLKIESSTSIDDKLRQSMKQDHSNKSNHSTHENDSSKISMLRQVELVHSDDSEATTIDDETYEDDFTGEQTN